TATCAGGATgcgattaaatattacattaaaattatatatttaataactgAACGGCTGATATTGATAAGTAGAGTGTAATTTATgcatcatttaaataaaataaataattcgatatattattgCGCCATCTGACGTTAAAAATacagaattaaaatttttggaTTTTTAAAAACTTGAAAGTTCTGAAAAGAGTCAATAAGAGAAGTAAGAGGTTATGGACGCCTGATTCACGTGTTCAGCTTCGAGAATATTGTTGAATACTCAGtgattttaattacattttgtatacataatcaataatataagATCATTCTATGACAGGtatataatagaagaaaagaatccaTATATCTTCTATGTAAGTTTTgttaaagtataaatataatttcagttatatattttcagtATTTATTAACAAACTAAATATCAGTGtgaaattattctataataaataattgaattgaTTGTTACAAAAATTGATCGTTTTTAGTTAAATGGGGCGAAAAGCGAAATTCGATAAGACAGTTGTACCTAGTGGAAAAGgtaaaaagacgaaaaagcaAGGAGATCCAGTATTTCCTGGATTGGCAGgtacattaaattaatttaatttagtcacagattttaaatattttaaatattaatttatttttatgattaacataaaaagttattatatatgCCAAATATTACAGTGAAAAATGAAAGCACATTAAGTCATCGTCAAAAACAAAGAGctaagaaaagattattaaagaaacaaaaattaaaagaaaatgcacaaaatataaaaaaattgaaagatataaaaaatagtatacaaagtaaagaagatataaagaaaaataaagttaacactattaaaaataatactattgAAGATATAAATAGTAGCAAGGAAATTAATGAAGAAGATgcaatattcaataaaaatgataaaatacaaaacaagctcaaaagaaaaatgaaaaacaaacttTTACCTAAacctataaaagaaaacaatgcaGAGTttgataaatcaaaaaataataatgtagaaATTGGTATTGATAACGAAcaagataatagaaataagaaaatacaaaataagaaatataaaaaaatgaaaagcacATCATTGAAAAATACTGTGAATGCAACAAGTATTAATTCAGAATCTAGTTTAGAAGAAAGTAGTGATATGGAAATTGATAGTAAAagtgaattattaaatatatctaataaagaacagaataaaaaaataaacaaaactaaAAGTAAAACATTAGTTCAGgctataaaaacaaaaaatgatcatACAGATttaagcaaagaaaaaaatgatatgaaaaataattacaaaaataaaagatttgatAAAAACAATGAAGTACAaagtaagaaattaaaaaacacaaaaaaattattgactAATGATATGGAAGAAGAAACTGATGATGATATGGAATTTAGTGAAGATGAAGAAACTGAAAACATGAATTTTGATGAAGAAGATGATTTATTGCCTATAGAAAAGGCTaataaaaagttaagaaagaaacaagaaatagaaCGGTAAggaaacaaattatataataatataaaaaattaatcacgTTTCTATAGGtaaaatatacttaaatatttaaatgtaataggGAGCTTGCAGAAgcagaaatgaaagaaatggcAACTCAACAAAATATGTTTTCATTTCCAACAGAAGAAGAACTTACAAATGTTACAGACTTGAAAGAAATACAACAACGTATACGAGATGTTATTATGGTATTATcggattttaaaaaattacgagaagaaaataggTATATTTCCTAAtatgtttcttcttatttgtattatgattattataacaaaaataactaCTGCTATATTGTATTTTAGATCACGCTCAGAGTATTTAAATTTGCTTCAACATGATCTGTGCACATACtatagttataataattttcttttggaaaaatTAATGCAGATGTTTCCATTGGATGAGTTACTTGAATTCTTAGAAGCAAGTGAAGTACAAAGGCCTATGACTATTCGTACAAACACACTAAAAACTCGGCGTCGTGACTTGGCAGAAgtaagtttataaataaaaaaaataataaatatttataatttttgtattttaattattttattacttattatttataacaatttatttacttcATCAGGCATTGATCAATAGAGGTGTTAATCTAGATCCTATAGGAAAATGGACAAAAGTTGGATTAGTAGTGTATTCATCACAAGTACCAATGGGTGCAACTCCAGAATATTTAGCAGGACATTATATTATTCAGGGCGCATCTAGTTTTCTTCCTGTTATGGCATTAGATCCtaaggaaaatgaaagaattctAGATATGTGTGCAGCACCAGGAGGAAAATCCTCTCATATTGCTGCACTCATGAAAAATACTGgtattctcttttctaatgATGTAAATCAAGAAAGGATAAAAGCTATTGTTGGTAATTTTCATCGACTTGGGATTGTCAATTCTGTTATTTGCAGTTATGATGGAAGAAAATTATCTTCTGTAAGTATAACAAACATATATTAATGCTTGTTAGTAATATGTTATTTTTGCATGGTAAAACGTATTGTCcatgtataattaattcaattgtATATTTCTAGATTATTAAAGGGTTTGATAGAGTGTTATTGGATGCTCCTTGTACTGGCACTGGTGTTGTTGCAAAAGATCCTAGTGTAAAAACTAATAAAGATGAAATAGATGTACAACGTTGTTGTACTTTACAAAGAGAGCTATTACTAGCAGCAATAGATAGTGTAAATGCTAGATCCGAGTCAGGTGGTATTATAGTTTATTCAACATGTTCAGTTCTTCCAGAAGAAAATGAGTGGATTGTTGATTATGCTTTGAAGAAACGTGATGTCAAATTAGTACCTACTGGTTTAGAATTTGGTGCAGATGGTTTTACAAATTATAGACAATATAGGTTTCATCCTTCTCTTAAATTGTCTAAACGGTTTTATCCACATGCACACAATATGGATGGATTTTTTGTAGCAAAACTTAAAAAGTTTTCCAATATTATTCCTAAACAAGAACAAATAAAGGAAACActggaataaaaattatataaataatttaacattctttccaattaaaaacattaccacaatatatatttaaaatttaaattaatttttaatattgatattaaaatattaatgtaatataaatttaaattaacttacataaaaatgtaaaatgattttataatgtttatatcgTGCCTTAAGAAAATagatacatttaaatatatatatggatacattatatatattttacataacattgaagaaataaattatacaactTGTTTGTAGAATTGCAATTAAAAGATCAGTTtgcaaataatattctattgatACATAGTTAAAagtatctttgttttttacagctacaaataaaaattaatatttgttgaaatgtatatacattttctaaattttttggACATTCGAGATTTATTCAGtggaaaaatatactttttaactGTTTGTCACAAAGTCTTTTTACTTCATCTGTAATAGATATTAAGAAATTAGTAACtttggaaatataaaaagaataagtattttcttaaaatgtatagaataatctataacaaaataaaatcgcgTCTGCGCACACTTTAAAAAGTTTACATACCATCAATCTCTAGAATACTGGCACTCTTTTGCTGtattacaacaaaaaattctctcaaatttgataattttccaATAACCCAATAATCACTTATAGTTTTAATAATGATCTCACCAGCTTCCTTTAAcctgaataataaaaaaagtataactTCAAAAGATCAATtcataatttagaaaattattaggatataaattattaaggatataaaattcttacctatttgtatcattatatatatcagtaATGATCCTTAATACTTCAGGAGTAGTTAATACATTAGAACATCTTCTATTGTCTAAATGTATTGTACTTTTGTAAGCAAGATtaagtttattaaaatataaatattttgtagatGATTCTGGTGTTACTATTACATGTTTTGCACATTGTTCAGCTACACAACTAACTAATGTAGTTAATTGTGGGCCAAGAAAACTATCTAAACTCTTAAAAAAGTCTATTAGCAAATTGGTTTTACCTGAAAAAgttgatatatagataaatatacctacatatttatatgttactatatatatatatatatatatatatatatatatatatatatatatatttataaatgataaattatagtatttatatatataaaatatttaaataatttaataaatattttcttttaaatatgtcATCTTGACAATAGTTTGTTGCTCCtgaataatcataatatttaattactggtatataatattataacataaggaattcgatttttcgattaacTTACTGTCAACAAAGAGACATATTGTAGCACTCAATGCACGATACACAACTAAATATAAAGACACAGGTTTGgttgaataattaatgaaaactgTGGGAGATTTTCCTACTAAACTTGGTTCATTGATACTGGAAGGTCCAATAATAAACCTGTTGACAtaaatgcaaataataatgttttctaatacataataaaaatttatacatacttTCCATAATGAGAACTTGTAAATGGCGATGGAGAATTTCGAGGCATTGATCCTCcatgtaattctttttcaagatGAGCTGGTAATAATGTGCttactaaataattatatactactTGCATATCTTCTGGTTCTAATCCACTcctaaatatatatgagaaacCATATGACTTTTATTGTATTTGTAGTATAAAACCATTAAAGCATTAAAACTATTTACCATACAACCTGATCATTGTAAAGGAATGCTGTATATTTTACTTGAGAAAACATTGCTTCTACAAGATTCATAAAGCATTGCACTTGTAAAAATGTGATTTTGTCA
This is a stretch of genomic DNA from Vespula vulgaris chromosome 2, iyVesVulg1.1, whole genome shotgun sequence. It encodes these proteins:
- the LOC127061852 gene encoding uncharacterized protein LOC127061852, which codes for MGRKAKFDKTVVPSGKGKKTKKQGDPVFPGLAVKNESTLSHRQKQRAKKRLLKKQKLKENAQNIKKLKDIKNSIQSKEDIKKNKVNTIKNNTIEDINSSKEINEEDAIFNKNDKIQNKLKRKMKNKLLPKPIKENNAEFDKSKNNNVEIGIDNEQDNRNKKIQNKKYKKMKSTSLKNTVNATSINSESSLEESSDMEIDSKSELLNISNKEQNKKINKTKSKTLVQAIKTKNDHTDLSKEKNDMKNNYKNKRFDKNNEVQSKKLKNTKKLLTNDMEEETDDDMEFSEDEETENMNFDEEDDLLPIEKANKKLRKKQEIERELAEAEMKEMATQQNMFSFPTEEELTNVTDLKEIQQRIRDVIMVLSDFKKLREENRSRSEYLNLLQHDLCTYYSYNNFLLEKLMQMFPLDELLEFLEASEVQRPMTIRTNTLKTRRRDLAEALINRGVNLDPIGKWTKVGLVVYSSQVPMGATPEYLAGHYIIQGASSFLPVMALDPKENERILDMCAAPGGKSSHIAALMKNTGILFSNDVNQERIKAIVGNFHRLGIVNSVICSYDGRKLSSIIKGFDRVLLDAPCTGTGVVAKDPSVKTNKDEIDVQRCCTLQRELLLAAIDSVNARSESGGIIVYSTCSVLPEENEWIVDYALKKRDVKLVPTGLEFGADGFTNYRQYRFHPSLKLSKRFYPHAHNMDGFFVAKLKKFSNIIPKQEQIKETLE
- the LOC127061855 gene encoding vacuolar fusion protein CCZ1 homolog, whose protein sequence is MTSKPEITLEHFYIFNGTYAKKEGEEEKKILYYYPEKELDVQIKNIGLSEAIIKFTESFNPGQPCDYCHTHKTRQIYYQPEPDFWMVMIVGIPYICREKDGNKYMEYQNDEVSSSVCQAILKQTYIMFRLFMGSFETIINDPDCGSITLLKHKLEHFFSRYLLSLKLNNSDILDVFQGLQFLPLDKITFLQVQCFMNLVEAMFSQVKYTAFLYNDQVVWSGLEPEDMQVVYNYLVSTLLPAHLEKELHGGSMPRNSPSPFTSSHYGKFIIGPSSINEPSLVGKSPTVFINYSTKPVSLYLVVYRALSATICLFVDSKTNLLIDFFKSLDSFLGPQLTTLVSCVAEQCAKHVIVTPESSTKYLYFNKLNLAYKSTIHLDNRRCSNVLTTPEVLRIITDIYNDTNRLKEAGEIIIKTISDYWVIGKLSNLREFFVVIQQKSASILEIDDEVKRLCDKQLKSIFFH